From a region of the Rathayibacter sp. VKM Ac-2804 genome:
- a CDS encoding hemolysin family protein, translating into MLTVQLLIAALGLVALGGWLAATDAALGVLSRSDVLEMAHHSRSSRALRAIAGDMSAHVNVVNFTRIAAETTAAVFVTTVLVVVVDALWLALLLAILIMAAVSFVLVGSSPRSVGRAHARAVLGSSASLVHVLRVALGPVAHGLVALGNRVTPGTGRSAGFSSEEQLLSMVDEATEQSVLEQDDRELIHSIFEFNDTLVREVMVPRTDMVTIEAGASVGAGMGLLLSRGISRLPVIGDGVDDVLGVLYLRDVARHTYERPDDDDSAADLARPALFVPESKKADELLRQMQLESNHLAMVVDEYGGIAGLVTLEDLIEELVGDISDEYDREVDLFEETEPGVYRVSARLPVDELGELFELDLEDDDVDSVGGLLTKAYGRLPERGATARIDGVILEAEQADPRRGTISTVIVRRDPDYDPSGETSTGPVPVVAETDHQDEDAR; encoded by the coding sequence GTGCTCACCGTCCAGCTCCTCATCGCCGCCCTCGGCCTCGTCGCCCTCGGCGGCTGGCTCGCCGCCACCGACGCGGCGCTCGGCGTGCTCTCGCGCAGCGACGTCCTCGAGATGGCGCACCACTCGCGCAGCTCCCGCGCCCTGCGGGCCATCGCCGGCGACATGAGCGCGCACGTCAACGTCGTCAACTTCACCCGGATCGCGGCCGAGACCACGGCCGCCGTCTTCGTCACCACCGTGCTCGTCGTCGTGGTCGACGCGCTCTGGCTGGCGCTCCTGCTCGCGATCCTGATCATGGCGGCCGTCTCGTTCGTGCTGGTCGGCTCGAGCCCGCGCAGCGTCGGCCGCGCGCACGCCCGCGCCGTGCTCGGCTCCAGCGCCTCGCTCGTGCACGTGCTGCGGGTCGCGCTCGGTCCGGTCGCCCACGGCCTCGTCGCGCTGGGCAACCGGGTCACCCCGGGCACCGGCCGCTCGGCAGGCTTCTCCTCCGAGGAGCAGCTGCTGAGCATGGTCGACGAGGCGACCGAGCAGTCGGTCCTCGAGCAGGACGACCGCGAGCTCATCCACTCGATCTTCGAGTTCAACGACACGCTGGTGCGCGAGGTGATGGTGCCCCGGACCGACATGGTCACGATCGAGGCGGGTGCCTCGGTCGGCGCCGGCATGGGCCTGCTGCTCAGCCGCGGCATCTCCCGCCTGCCCGTCATCGGCGACGGCGTCGACGACGTGCTCGGCGTGCTCTACCTCCGCGACGTCGCCCGGCACACCTACGAGCGCCCGGACGACGACGACTCCGCGGCCGACCTCGCCCGCCCGGCGCTGTTCGTGCCGGAGTCGAAGAAGGCCGACGAGCTGCTGCGCCAGATGCAGCTCGAGTCCAACCATCTCGCCATGGTGGTCGACGAGTACGGCGGCATCGCCGGGCTGGTAACGCTCGAGGACCTGATCGAGGAGCTGGTCGGCGACATCTCGGACGAGTACGACCGCGAGGTCGACCTCTTCGAGGAGACCGAGCCGGGCGTCTACCGGGTCTCGGCCCGGCTGCCCGTCGACGAGCTGGGCGAGCTGTTCGAGCTCGACCTCGAGGACGACGACGTCGACTCGGTCGGCGGACTGCTCACCAAGGCCTACGGCCGCCTGCCCGAGCGCGGCGCGACCGCCCGGATCGACGGGGTGATCCTCGAGGCCGAGCAGGCGGATCCCCGCCGCGGCACCATCTCGACCGTCATCGTGCGGCGCGATCCCGACTACGATCCCTCAGGCGAGACCAGCACCGGACCGGTTCCGGTCGTCGCGGAGACAGACCACCAGGACGAGGACGCACGATGA
- the era gene encoding GTPase Era: MTDQSTPSTPYRAGFVSFVGRPNVGKSTLTNALVGEKIAITSSKPQTTRRAIRGIVHRPDGQLIVVDTPGIHRPRTLLGERLNSLVTSTLGDVDVIGMLFPADEPIGPGDRFINEQLESFPRARKVAIVSKVDLSSKKSVAKQLLAVSELREWDTIVPISAVTEEQLDVLAAELLRLMPVSPALYPEEAVTDEDTGSRIAEFIREAALEGVSDELPHSLAVTLDDMVEREDGSFIDIYANVFVERDSQKGIIIGKGGQRLREVGAVSREQIERLLGRRVFLSIRVKVAKEWQRDPKLLGRLGF; this comes from the coding sequence ATGACCGACCAGAGCACCCCCAGCACTCCCTACCGGGCGGGCTTCGTGTCGTTCGTCGGCCGCCCGAACGTGGGCAAGTCGACCCTGACGAACGCGCTGGTCGGCGAGAAGATCGCCATCACCAGCTCGAAGCCGCAGACCACCCGCCGCGCCATCCGCGGCATCGTGCACCGCCCCGACGGCCAGCTGATCGTGGTGGACACCCCGGGCATCCACCGCCCGCGCACCCTGCTCGGCGAGCGGCTCAACTCCCTCGTCACCTCGACGCTCGGCGACGTCGACGTGATCGGGATGCTCTTCCCGGCCGACGAGCCGATCGGCCCCGGCGACCGCTTCATCAACGAGCAGCTTGAGTCGTTCCCGCGCGCCCGCAAGGTCGCGATCGTCTCCAAGGTCGACCTCTCCTCGAAGAAGTCCGTCGCGAAGCAGCTGCTCGCCGTCTCCGAGCTGCGCGAGTGGGACACGATCGTGCCGATCTCGGCGGTCACCGAGGAGCAGCTCGACGTCCTCGCCGCGGAGCTGCTGCGCCTCATGCCGGTCTCGCCGGCGCTGTACCCCGAGGAGGCCGTGACCGATGAGGACACGGGCTCGCGCATCGCGGAGTTCATCCGCGAGGCGGCGCTCGAGGGCGTCTCCGACGAGCTGCCGCACTCGCTCGCCGTGACGCTCGACGACATGGTCGAGCGTGAGGACGGCTCCTTCATCGACATCTACGCGAACGTCTTCGTCGAGCGCGACAGCCAGAAGGGCATCATCATCGGCAAGGGCGGCCAGCGCCTGCGCGAGGTGGGCGCGGTGTCGCGCGAGCAGATCGAGCGGCTGCTCGGCCGGCGCGTCTTCCTCTCCATCCGGGTGAAGGTCGCCAAGGAGTGGCAGCGCGACCCCAAGCTGCTCGGCCGCCTCGGCTTCTGA
- a CDS encoding histidine kinase, whose amino-acid sequence MRALLDRPATLPIAGALLALLHLGLSAAGLVDPGLLSGGLLIALGLAVAALLPALAPSLVAVGAITGGGVTLLGVPVDAVLVGLVVLWSSARRLGPWTRTLTLVGALLLAGIGGLVAALNGTAQILADEASADEVLLFRALTALVVAGLLAGADVLAWRGGLRRPVGGDDRIDALMVRIAGPQDDFAVGAAGWQALLLLLISTVPFAAPDGSLQPVVGGVLAVALVLHRRAPALALAIAWAGAILQMGLQLAPGPGDLAILAVLFGTGASDRRRTRAAGAVSAVLGAVVAVVYLIIVFRLVQSIPSPILTGGAVFGGILATLGLSWTVGLLSRSVRRAREGQTLRAEAERERAAAQRELDTVEERNRIARDMHDVVAHSLAVVIAQADGARYLGASSPAQTDAALLTISSVARDALGDVRVLLAQLRHSQSDGPQPEARDLPALLESVAGAGTQLRSELEVDLETVPRGIGLALYRIVQEATTNALRHGRPGSPLDVALRRESGDIVLTVRNARCADAEAAARVPGEGHGLVGMRERAALVGGVLRAGPEGDDFVVDARLPASSSPALTVASGGHPA is encoded by the coding sequence ATGCGCGCGCTGCTCGATCGTCCCGCGACGCTCCCGATCGCGGGAGCGCTGCTCGCGCTCCTCCACCTCGGGCTGAGCGCCGCGGGCCTCGTCGATCCGGGCCTGCTCAGCGGTGGTCTGCTCATCGCGCTCGGGCTGGCCGTCGCCGCGCTCCTGCCCGCCCTCGCGCCGTCCCTCGTCGCCGTCGGAGCGATCACCGGCGGCGGCGTCACGCTGCTCGGCGTGCCCGTCGACGCCGTCCTGGTGGGCCTCGTCGTCCTCTGGTCGTCGGCGCGCCGGCTCGGTCCGTGGACCCGAACGCTGACGCTGGTCGGCGCCCTCCTGCTCGCCGGCATCGGCGGCCTCGTCGCCGCGCTGAACGGTACCGCGCAGATCCTCGCGGACGAGGCGAGCGCCGACGAGGTCCTCCTCTTCCGTGCGCTCACCGCGCTCGTCGTCGCCGGCCTGCTCGCCGGCGCCGATGTGCTCGCCTGGCGCGGAGGGCTGCGCCGGCCGGTCGGCGGGGACGACAGGATCGACGCGCTCATGGTGCGCATCGCCGGTCCGCAGGACGACTTCGCCGTGGGCGCCGCCGGCTGGCAGGCGCTCCTGCTCCTGCTGATCTCGACCGTTCCCTTCGCCGCGCCCGATGGCTCGCTCCAGCCGGTCGTCGGCGGAGTCCTGGCCGTGGCGCTCGTCCTGCACCGCCGAGCGCCGGCGCTCGCCCTTGCGATCGCCTGGGCCGGCGCGATCCTCCAGATGGGGCTGCAGCTGGCCCCGGGCCCAGGCGACCTCGCGATCCTCGCCGTGCTCTTCGGCACCGGCGCCTCGGACCGGCGGCGGACCCGGGCCGCAGGAGCCGTGTCCGCGGTGCTCGGCGCGGTCGTCGCCGTCGTCTACCTGATCATCGTCTTCCGACTCGTGCAGTCCATCCCCTCGCCGATCCTGACCGGGGGAGCGGTGTTCGGCGGGATCCTCGCCACGCTCGGGCTCTCCTGGACGGTCGGCCTGCTCTCCCGCTCCGTCCGGCGGGCACGGGAGGGCCAGACCCTCCGCGCCGAGGCGGAGCGCGAGCGCGCGGCGGCGCAGCGCGAGCTCGACACGGTCGAGGAGCGCAACCGGATCGCGCGGGACATGCACGACGTCGTGGCGCACTCGCTCGCCGTCGTCATCGCGCAGGCGGACGGCGCCCGCTACCTCGGTGCGTCCAGCCCCGCGCAGACCGACGCCGCCCTGCTCACCATCTCCTCGGTCGCCCGCGACGCGCTCGGCGACGTGCGCGTCCTCCTCGCGCAGCTGCGGCACAGCCAGAGCGACGGACCGCAGCCCGAGGCGCGCGACCTGCCGGCGCTGCTCGAGAGCGTCGCCGGAGCCGGGACGCAGCTGCGCTCGGAGCTCGAGGTCGACCTCGAGACGGTGCCGCGCGGCATCGGCCTGGCGCTCTACCGCATCGTGCAGGAGGCGACGACGAACGCGCTCCGGCACGGCCGGCCCGGCTCCCCGCTCGACGTCGCCCTCCGCCGCGAGTCAGGCGACATCGTCCTGACGGTGCGCAACGCGCGCTGCGCCGATGCCGAGGCCGCCGCGCGCGTGCCGGGGGAGGGCCACGGCCTGGTCGGCATGCGCGAGCGCGCCGCACTCGTCGGCGGCGTGCTCCGCGCCGGCCCCGAGGGCGACGACTTCGTGGTCGACGCACGCCTGCCCGCCTCCTCGTCCCCCGCCCTGACCGTCGCCTCTGGAGGCCACCCCGCATGA
- a CDS encoding response regulator transcription factor: MTDTIRLVLVDDQALFRAGIRMLLSSQPDLEVVGEASDGAEGAEIVGRLAPDVVLMDIRMPGVDGIESTRRILADAAEKGVEPPRILVLTTFDLDEAAARAIRAGASGFLLKDTEPGFLLASVRTVHAGTAVVAASATRELFEHFGAPGSGRETPAAFGTLTDREREIFHLAARGLSNTEIARAEFLSEATVKTHISRTLGKLGLRDRVQLVVYAYENGLVA; encoded by the coding sequence ATGACCGACACCATCCGCCTCGTCCTCGTCGACGACCAGGCGCTCTTCCGCGCCGGCATCCGCATGCTGCTGAGCTCGCAGCCGGACCTCGAGGTGGTCGGCGAGGCGTCCGACGGCGCGGAGGGCGCGGAGATCGTCGGCCGGCTGGCTCCGGACGTGGTGCTGATGGACATCCGGATGCCGGGCGTCGACGGCATCGAGTCGACGCGGCGGATCCTCGCCGACGCCGCGGAGAAGGGCGTGGAGCCGCCGCGCATCCTGGTGCTCACCACGTTCGACCTGGACGAGGCCGCCGCCCGCGCGATCCGCGCCGGGGCGAGCGGGTTCCTGCTCAAGGACACCGAGCCGGGCTTCCTGCTCGCCTCGGTCCGCACCGTGCACGCCGGCACCGCGGTAGTCGCCGCCTCGGCGACCCGCGAGCTCTTCGAGCACTTCGGCGCACCGGGCAGCGGCCGGGAGACTCCGGCCGCGTTCGGCACGCTGACCGACCGCGAGCGCGAGATCTTCCACCTCGCCGCCCGTGGCCTCAGCAACACCGAGATCGCGCGAGCCGAGTTCCTCAGCGAGGCGACAGTGAAGACGCACATCAGCCGGACCCTCGGCAAGCTCGGGCTGCGCGACCGGGTGCAGCTGGTCGTCTACGCCTACGAGAACGGGCTCGTGGCCTGA
- the leuA gene encoding 2-isopropylmalate synthase — MKNTQKPSSLPIGKYKPFHEQIVVELPDRTWPAKRITNAPRWCAVDLRDGNQALIDPMSPERKRIMFDLLVRMGYKEIEVGFPSASQTDFDFVRSLIEEDAIPEDVTIQVLTQARDHLIERTYESIRGARQAIVHLYNSTSVLQREVVFRKDRQGIIDIALAGARKCREMEASVPGTVVYYEYSPESYTGTELDFAREICDRVVEVFEPTPDRKVILNLPATVEMATPNVYADSIEWMCRNLAQRENIIVSLHPHNDRGTAVAAAELGYLAGADRIEGCLFGNGERTGNVDLVALGVNLFTQGIDPQIDFSDMDGIKRTAEYCNQLAVPERSPWAGDLVFTAFSGSHQDAIKKGFEAMEAEAERTGVSRDELTWAVPYLPVDPKDLGRSYEAVIRVNSQSGKGGVAYLLKTDHALDLPRRLQIEFSAVVQAKTDAEGGEVTSEQIWTIFQDEYLPAPAHRAEDKWGRFELTRTSTSSDLGGSIALDAVLRVGDETVTASATGNGPINAFEAVLAQHGVEVRVFDYVEHALSAGGDALAASYVECSVNGRTLWGVGVDADISTASLKAIVSAVNRALREEAPDRELATASA; from the coding sequence ATGAAGAACACCCAGAAGCCGTCGTCGCTGCCGATCGGCAAGTACAAGCCGTTCCACGAGCAGATCGTCGTCGAGCTGCCCGACCGCACCTGGCCGGCGAAGCGCATCACCAATGCCCCGCGCTGGTGCGCCGTCGACCTGCGCGACGGCAACCAGGCGCTGATCGACCCGATGAGCCCCGAGCGCAAGCGGATCATGTTCGACCTCCTGGTCCGCATGGGCTACAAGGAGATCGAGGTCGGCTTCCCGAGCGCGAGCCAGACCGACTTCGACTTCGTCCGCAGCCTCATCGAGGAGGACGCGATCCCGGAGGACGTCACCATCCAGGTGCTGACCCAGGCGCGCGATCACCTGATCGAGCGCACCTACGAGTCGATCCGCGGGGCCCGCCAGGCGATCGTGCACCTCTACAACTCGACGAGCGTGCTGCAGCGCGAGGTCGTCTTCCGCAAGGACCGCCAGGGCATCATCGACATCGCCCTCGCCGGGGCGCGCAAGTGCCGCGAGATGGAGGCGTCGGTGCCCGGCACCGTCGTCTACTACGAGTACTCGCCCGAGAGCTACACCGGCACCGAGCTCGACTTCGCCCGCGAGATCTGCGACCGCGTGGTCGAGGTCTTCGAGCCGACCCCGGACCGCAAGGTCATCCTCAACCTGCCCGCCACGGTCGAGATGGCGACGCCGAACGTCTACGCGGACTCGATCGAGTGGATGTGCCGCAACCTGGCCCAGCGCGAGAACATCATCGTCTCGCTGCACCCGCACAACGACCGCGGCACCGCGGTCGCCGCGGCCGAGCTGGGCTACCTGGCCGGCGCGGACCGCATCGAGGGCTGCCTCTTCGGCAACGGCGAGCGCACCGGCAACGTCGACCTGGTCGCGCTGGGCGTGAACCTGTTCACCCAGGGCATCGACCCGCAGATCGACTTCAGCGACATGGACGGCATCAAGCGCACGGCCGAGTACTGCAACCAGCTGGCCGTGCCCGAGCGCAGCCCCTGGGCCGGCGACCTCGTCTTCACCGCGTTCAGCGGCTCGCACCAGGACGCCATCAAGAAGGGCTTCGAGGCGATGGAGGCCGAGGCGGAGCGCACCGGCGTCAGCCGCGACGAGTTGACCTGGGCGGTGCCCTACCTGCCGGTGGACCCGAAGGACCTCGGCCGCTCCTACGAGGCGGTCATCCGCGTCAACTCGCAGTCCGGCAAGGGCGGCGTCGCCTACCTGCTGAAGACCGACCACGCGCTGGACCTGCCGCGCCGCCTGCAGATCGAGTTCTCCGCCGTCGTGCAGGCCAAGACGGACGCCGAGGGCGGCGAGGTCACCAGCGAGCAGATCTGGACGATCTTCCAGGACGAGTACCTGCCCGCGCCCGCGCACCGCGCCGAGGACAAGTGGGGCCGCTTCGAGCTGACCCGCACGAGCACCTCGAGCGACCTGGGCGGCTCGATCGCGCTCGACGCCGTGCTGCGGGTCGGCGACGAGACGGTGACGGCGAGCGCGACCGGCAACGGCCCGATCAACGCCTTCGAGGCGGTGCTGGCGCAGCACGGCGTCGAGGTCCGCGTCTTCGACTACGTCGAGCACGCTCTCAGCGCCGGAGGCGACGCACTGGCCGCCTCCTA